The DNA window ACCACTCCTATCGCAAACACTGGCTCCATCTATATCTGTGTCGCAAACCATACGAGTTTTATCACCAAGAAATGCCCAATCTGAACGGCTGGATGAAGTGCGTCGGTCTCCGTGTGATCCCCAAATATTGTGACGATGCCAACGAAATGCTGGATAACTGGGCTCTGGATCTTTGCGACAGGGCGGAGCAGGCAATGTCTTCAACGGAGCCAGGTGTCGAGCCCATTGTCTACAAGCAGCTGAAGCAAAGTCTGGACAAACACTCCTCAAAAGACCGCGGCCCCAAGCCTGACCCGGCCCAAGAAAGACTGGATATTGCGTGTGAAATGTATGACCAGCTCACCGCGGGCTATGAAACCAGCGCCGTCGGTCTCACATTCCTGCTCTGGCAGCTATCCAAGCACCCAGAGACCCAGACCAAGCTCCGCGAGGAACTTTTGACCCTCGATCCTCCGATTACATATCCACGGGTCTCGGAACTGCCATCAGCGAAATCAATTGATAACCTCCCTCTCCTGGAAGCAATCATCACCGAGACGTTGCGACTGCACGCCCCGATCCCGGGTATCCAGCCACGAGTCACTCCGTCTCCATCCTGTACCTTGACCGGGTACAGTGATATCCCCGCCGGCACGAGGGTCAATGCCCAAGCCTATTCTTTGCACCGCAACCCGGAGGTTTTCCCAGACCCCGAGAGTTGGCAGCCGAGACGATggctgaaggaggagaatTCGTGtgaggatctcgaggagAGACGCCGGTGGTTCTGGGCGTTTGGCAGTGGTGGGCGGATGTGCGTGGGGAGTAATCTTGCGCTGCAAGGTATGTTGCTCGACCATATGTGTTTGAACATTGTACTGACTGATAGCCTGTAGAGATGAAATTGGTAGCTGCGGCTATTTACACCAACTTCCGCACAACTatcgtcgacgacgagaatGTGGAGGCGAATGATGCGTATACCGTAAAGCCAAGCTCGGATAAATTGATCTTGAAGTTCCACCCCGTCTGAAGGGGGTGGTTAATTGAAAAATGGATTGCTGCAGCCCGTCCCAGTAGACGGGGGCGATATATCAAGACTCGTTCATGATATGTAGTCAAGAAGGCATAAAACAAAGAAATTATCCCATATCTCTCATGGTGTATACTGTACAGAGGAGAAGCACGATGAGCCAACTCCTTATTTTCATACAAAACAGCGAGTTCTTCAGATCAACTCGGCTGCTCAGAAGATATTCCGTCAAAATATTCCCCCAAACTCCCAGATGAACAAATTCTATCCCCGAACCCCTTCACAGCAGTCCAGGGCGAAATTGAAAATGCGCACAAAAATAAACGTTTTTCTCAACCCAGAACACCGCCCTTCTTCCGCGGACCCACGACCTTGGGGTACATTCTCATCAGGTGGTAGTTGACggtattcttcttcttctcggagGATTTCTATGAATGGGGTTGTTAGCAAAAATCCTTCTAATAGCCTCGCAAGGTGAGACATATGGGACTGTTCAAAACGTACCGGCTGATCCATGCATTTCCGCAATTGCGTCTCCAGCGCAGCGCAGCCCTCCGCACTATATCCCTGGGAAGCCCAGCAGTCTGTTCGTGAGCGACGAGCGTTAGCAGTCTCATTCGCTTCAATTTTAAAATCGCAATGTTCAATAGCCACAGCCGGAGcgaggcgatgatggaaaTGCAGCTCATCCAAAGCAGGGCTTCACGTACTCAGCATCGAGGACATGACGGTCACGCATGGGTTCTGTTCCTGCTGGTTTGGCCGGCGGACGCGGAGGTGGTTGATTGTCTGTAGACGGATGGGGTTGAGGCGGGTTGACACGTTCTTGGGTGGCATATTGGCGGCTGAGAGGGATGCGAGAGAGTGTTGTTCCTGCTCAGGGAGAGACGAAGATTTGACTCCGCGGAAGTGGCTGACATAAGCATTCACTTCCCAGTTCGTCGGCGCTTTCGCTGGAACACTCTTCTATTTCATCTCTCTGTTACAGCTATATTTCATTACAGTCGGTGCAGGCGATGAGTGGGAGGCATTTTGCGACTGTGCAGCTTCGCGCTGTATCGAAATGTGCGGCCAGAGTCCCCGTCCGAGGTTTCTCTGCCGTGTATCCTCGGAGACAAACGCCCTCATCTAAGACTGGGCAGGATGACACGGACAAAAAAGATGAGAAAGATGCAAACACTTCGAAAGATaaagaggaggaaagcgCAATGTCCCGGCGCCTGGCCCAAATGACCGAAGATGCGATGCTGGAAGGAGGCCGGTCTGCACGCCGCAACGTGCAGCAGGCGGGATTTTCGGAAGAGCTGAAGAAGCAGTTGGAAGAGCGGATGGCGGCCGCTTCATTCAAAAGCGAGCATGCCGCTGCTCATTCGATTCTAGATATGCCGGTATGTGCTCTGTTGCTGCCCTAGAGACCAGTTACTGACTTCTGACGACTACAGTCGAGCGCCGGCTCAGGTACACGCGACATCGCTGGAGCGACTGCGTGGACAGGTTCAGAAAGCCTACACGACTCCGCTCTGCGCATGCTCGACGACGCAAGCAAACCGATCCGAGCCCCCTACAAGATCCCCCAGCCGGTCAACCTCCGACCAGCCCCGAAAGCCAAGCGAACCCCCGGCCGCCGCTTAGCAGATGCAAAGGATCGCACCTCTACATACTCACTCAGCCAAGCACCGGGCTTCTCGcaagaagagcgagaggaaCTGCGCCAACAGATGAAGGAAAAACTAAACCTGGGAGCACGCTCGGTGCCCATCTCGGTTCACGGTCTCTCATCATTAGCCAACGAGCGCATCGAAGACGCAATTGCGCGCGGCCAGTTCCGCAAGATCAAGCGCGGGAAGGGTGTCAATACCGAGACCGACCATAATGCGAACAGTGCATTTATTGACACGACGGAATACTTCATGAacaagatcatccagaaacAGGAGATCGTACCGCCGTGGATTGAGAAGCAGCAGGAACTTGCCATGGAGCTCAATCGTTTCCGGCAGCGCCTGCGCAGTGAGTGGCGCAGACATGCGGCACGGCTGATTGCCAGCCAGGGCGGGTCGTTAGAGGCGCAGATGATACGGGCGCAGGGATTTGCTGCGGCCGAGGCTCGGTTGGCAGAGCATGCCAAGCTGAAGAAGTCCCTGTCGGAAGATGTCACTGAAGCGACCGCCGAGCCCTCATCAGTTTCCACAGACGAAGCCGGCGAACCGAGTGTTAGCAGGGAATCCCCGGACGAAatcctccatctcccgcCCCTTCGGGATCCCGATTACCTCGCCATCGAACGATCCTACCACGAGCTGGCGGTGGAGCATTTGAATAAACTCACGCGCTCGTACAACCTCCAAGCACCACCCTCGGCACAGAAGCCGTATACCAGCCTCGAGCGCGAGCTCAAATCCTGCTACGCCGACATCGCACCCCAgttggccgaggagatcaaacGACGGGCTACCGAACGAACTACCAGCTCAACATTGCCTGCTCGACCGATTTCGTCGAGTGCGGCGGGTTCCTTTAGTCTAGGGCAGACCTCGCCCGTGGCCGACGAGGATCAGGGCAATAACTACGGGATGAAGGAGTTCTGGCGGGACCTCTTTTCGAAATAGATCCGCATGAATTGTGTATTATAACTATCGGATCtaaatgaatgaatgaatgatcTATACACTAAACCCAAACCGGCATCTCCGTTCTGCACTCTGACTGGTTCTCTCGGGTGATGCTCGTGCATGGCGGGCGGTTAATTGGGACCAACGACAGGCTTAGGGTTATCACACTTCAGACTATCACATcaaccatcaccatcacctccCACCATGCATCCCTCCGGCTTTCACTCTCGAGTCTTCCGGCATGTCGATCGGTCTAACCTGACTCTGTTGTTAAAACTCACCCCgtttctccatctcctttTGTCTGTACATCGACCTCCAGATCCCGGCGATGACTCCAGCCCTAGTCACCTGCTGGTCACTGGTTCTTCTGGCGGTTATTTTTCCCTCGGTTCGCGGGGACTCAGATGTGAAGACGGATCGTGGAGGGCACCTCGACAAACCCTTACTCGCCATCCAGCTAGGCagcgtcgccgccgcctACGTGAGCTTCgttgccatcctcctcgctcttctgCTCTTTGTCGGACGACGACTGCGTCAGACTGTCCAGTCATCCAACTATTCactgcagatggagatgctgaGGCCCGTCAAACAAACTCTCAGCATGGATCCCAGTCCCATCTCTCCCATGTCGCAGAACATTCCCAGCCCAAGCAAGTCCGGCTTCACCATGTCGTGGGGTAGTCTGGCGAAGGGTGCCAAGGCCTCTCACCCATCCGCCAACAACAGCGTCATGACCGTCGATGAGTCGGTGGTGGCGTCCGATCGACAGCGAGCACAggacgagatggagaagctgTACGCCGCGGTCATGGAACACGACGAGCAAAAGGCCACCGGCTCCGAGGTCTCTGTGAGAGAACCAGACTCGTCACCGGACAGCAACTATACCAACCCGTTCACAGACCGGGCCTCGGTGCCTGACGCCCCTCCAATGTCGCCGCTGAAGTCGCCCCGGGCCTCTCGGCTGTCCAGGCTCTTCACCTCGAACTCGAGCCCCCGACCGAGCGGGGAACCGAACAAGTTGCGCTCCCCGCGCCTATCCAACATTCGGAAAGCCCAAATATCATCTCCGCTCGCCTCGCCCGAGATGGTGGCTTCGCCCAAACTCACCTACTCTCAGGACCAGCCGCCGCTGTCACCGCGGATCTACACCCCCGGTCCTCCGCCCCAGGCTCCTCGAGGGTCAGCGATGGTTCAGTTTCAGAACCCATATGCAGGTCGCGCCCGGCCACCCGCGCCGCTAAGCCTGGCCACAGCCGCAAACCCATCTTCGTCCACCTCCCTGCCCTTCCGCGATGCCTATCCACCGCAGAGTGCACCAGCCACCAAGACGACCATTCTAGACCGGCCAACCAAGCACCGCAATGGTCCCATGACAGGAATGCCAACGCCGTATAGTCCGTACATGCCGTTTACTCCCGTGACTCCATTCACGCCGGGTCGGACTGTTAACAAGAGGCAGCGGAAacgagaggagaaggagaatggtCTGCGCGTGTTGATTgaagatgacctggtcaaggATGATAATGATATGTGGGGATGACGAATCTCTCGTTTGTTCGGGGTTCACAGTTATCTACTCTGGAGTTATAAGTTGTGGACGTATATCAGTTCTCTATTCCCGCCACTCAAATATATACACTGGATGTATAGTTTTATCTTTCCAATAATTTATTTCTTCGCAGCCGATTGCTAGGTCAAAATTTTGCAACCGAAAGAAAGGGCGGTTTATTTTCATCACGGAGTTCTATTTGCAGTGCGCTTTATTTGCCTCTATTTCTTCGGTTGTTGAAAATGGCGAGTCCCATTGATCAGTGCATCCGCAAAATCCGAGCGAGTCCCAGCTCTTTCAAGCGTCAAAAGACCCTGAATTGTACACCCTCTCGGGGAAGAAATGCTCTCCCGCAAAACCGCAGGGTGAATACCCGATTCCAGCGCCGCAGTCAAGCCTTTCAGTCCTTGGAGAATCATCTGCATGGCCTCAGGCCGCTTGATCCCCTCCGCCACTGCACCGTCGAGCAGTCCCTCAATCGGGATGGTCATCGCCGCGAGAGATGCACCGGTCAGCATCGAGCCGACGTCCGTGAGCTCGCGAGGAAGATACCAGATCTTGCCCACTTGGTTGAAGATCCACTCCACGATCTCTAGCATCAAAGCTGGCAGAGACTCGTTTGGCGTTTCGATCATGGTCATTGACTGCCGGAACGGCGCTCCCATGTTCGGAATCGCTTTCACTAGGAAAGGCTCCGCAACGTCACCCGGTGTCCCGGACCGAATGATATCAGCCAGGTTCTCGGGCGGTTGTCCGCCCAGCATACTGATGACCAGTTTCCCGGCCAGAGCGCCCCTAACACCTGGACCACTGAGAATATCCTGAGCCATGAACGGCTTGAACCCGAGAATCACCACGTCTGCATCCCGCATCACCTCGACACTCTGTCCATGGACAACTTTAACGCGCGATTGGTGCTCTGCTGGAATAGAGGCTCTCAGCTTTTCGGCAGAGGCCTCTGACCGCGTGGTTGCGATAAAGTTGGATATAGGCGGAGGCTTTTCTGCGTTGTTGTTTGTGAATGCAGAATCCAACACCCCCTTCAGCACTGCCCCGCCCATGTTCCCTGGATGCTATTAGCATGGAATTTCAAGTGCGGCCCATTATTATGCTTACCGCATCCGACGAATCCGACTGTTTGGTTTGATAAAGCCATTCTTGCTATATTGGGGGTATGTGAAGAGAGAGTTGTCCGGAATGCGCAGATGCGGTGAGCCGAGGCCGTGTGGATTCGGTTGGACTCCCCGATAATTCGGTTGGGGCTGCCGACATGATGTTTGTTTTATCTTTTGACAAAGAACAAGATCAATGGATTTTGTAGCAAAATCGAACAAAACTCATTCCTATGTCAGCTATAGACGATTATGCTTTAAATAGAACATCTAGCTCGTGCTCTGCTTGCATAACTTGATCTCCGAGACGAGATGCGGGGATCATTATCGTGAAAGGGGTTCTCCACCGAGAAAACTCCGGCCCACCCGTGTTCCTGGAAGGCTTCCATGGCTTCTGAGCTTTGTGTCTCTCCAAATTAGGCATATTCGGCCTTGAAGAGGTCGTCGTTACAAACATGCGGCAAAAAGGTGAGTGGGACATGTACGTCTACCGTCTGCCCTACTTGATTACCAGCAAAAGCCCAGAGTCCCCCAAAAATGGAAAATCGTGGAGGTCCTAACTATTTTTGGTTCGTGAATCCGGACTTCTCCACCCCCCCCCCGGTCAGCGTATCGTTTCGTCTCCAACCGGCGGCGTGCGCGGTGATAACTCTACCAGGACACCGTGCGGGGAAGACATCTAACGGACGCATCTATAAGACGACGGGTTACTATCTCCGCACAAAATTCCGCGAGGAGAAAAAATTATATCAAACAAAACCGTTGATATTTTTGATAATGGTGCAGACAGAGCCAGAGCAATATTTCCTCGATCCGACACCACACGTCCCCAACTCCAGATTGCCCATTCTAGTCTATCGCAATGCGTTATCGGACCCTAGCCCGAGAAACATTCTCAATATCATTGAGCCCAATGGATGGTTGAAGGGTGGACAGTGGAAAGCATACAATGTGCCCCATTTCCATGCAGCATGTCACGAATGCTATGCCGTTCTGCAGGGGAAGACCACATATCAGCTGGGCGTTGGGCCGACGGACCCCGAATTCAATGAAAAAGGCGAGCCGTACGGAATGCGGTTAACTGTTCAGAAAGGAGATGTTTTTGTGCTCCCTGTGTGTCATCTCGTTGATCCTTCTAATGTTGCCGTGTTTGACCAAGACTTACTAACGTTGTTTGAATTGCAGGCTGGGGTCTGCCACGCCTCCCTCGAGTCAGAAGGAGACTATGAATTTATCGGACTGTACCCAAATGTAAGTTTCCACTCTCTTTCCCCTGTTGCACATCCCGGGGCTAATGCATTTGTGAGTTGATAGGGTCTTCTCGAAGCGACCGGCCATCGATTTGATATGAATTATGCGATGAAGAGTCCAGAGGAGACGGCAGCGCTTGTTGAAAAGTGTGATTCCGTGTCCATTCCACCTTTGGACCCCTTGTATGGGCTCGATGGGCCGTTGCCGAGGGTTTGGAAAGAGGCAGCCAAGAATGCAGTGTCCGGTCGGATCCGGGCTAGGATGTGATTATGTTTGTGTTCATAACACTGTCTCCTTTGCACATTGAAATATCATGGGTCCTCAAATTCAAAAGGTCACTGACCGTGATACCTCGGTACAGGTTTGTAGTTGGGTAAATAGTTGTGGCCTGGGGTGTCGACCCCCCTATGTAATTCCAAATTCTGGCGGTCTTTGTTTGTGATAGTGTCGTGATCACCTCATCACGTCTCCACTACAGCTCCATTCCCTGTCATCCAGCCACGCTAGTATGTGATTCCGCTAACAGCTTGTCCGAACTATCGATCTGGCGCAGATCCTGAATCTCCACAGAAAATAAAGATCAGCGCGTGAATTCTCCGATGTCGCGCTTGATGCCCTGGAACATTCAGATATGTCCATTCTGCGTCAAGGAATGCGCCAGCAAACGCGACCTTGGCGAGCATCTGCTATTCTATATCGGCGAGCACCTGCTGCCGGCCGATGGACTTCACGATGTCCTGCAAATCAAGCAGCTTGTCCGCCTTCTTTCACCGTGCAAGAGATATCGATGCCCGACCTGCTACAGAATAATTCGTACGCGCTGGCAGGGTTTCAAGCATGCTTTCTATGAACGGTGCTGTGGAGTAGGAGCCCGAAATTGGCGGAACTATCGTTTCTCGATCCCTGTGTTTTATGAAAAGACAGTTTGGGGGAATTTTCTGTTCCTTCGTCTTCCTATTGGTGagtgtttctttttttgatTTTTCAACTTTCACACGGCAGAGAGACCTGATGATGACACTGGCACAAATTCAACTAGAGATTCGGAGGATCATCTACGAATATCTCCTGTGCTTCGAGGAGATAGTCTTCACTGCGGGTATCCGCACAGCATGGATCACACCCCATCGAAGTGGGCTCTACCTGCAGCATAACCCCACAAATCACCCCCTGGCAATCATGTCGGCCAACCATCAGGTCTACGAGGAAGCGCGGCAAGTATTTTTCGGCCTCAATAGATTCGCCTTTTCGTGCCCGAGAAGTCTGCCTCTCTTCTTAGTAGGGATCGGCCAGCAAAACGCCGTGCTCCTTCGTTCAGTACGCTGGAAGAATGTCCACGGATACCAAGAGCAATACGAGGAAGTGGCTGAAAAGATCCGCGCGTGTCTGAATGAGAAAACGGAGACACTAAGATCCGACTTCTTCATAGACCATTTGGTCGCCGAACCGTATGACTGGAACTCCGACCGGCATAAAATGCGACCGAGGACCAATGCCGATGCTTTGGATGGGCGAGAGCGGTGGAGTATGGATGCCATCTGGCATAGATACAATCTGCACGGGCAGGAAATCTACGGCCAGGCAACGGTGACGTTCGAGCTATGTGTGGAACAGTATACATAGGGAGATAGGTTCTCTGTGGTCGACTACTCCATTGCTCCGAGGCGATGTACAAGACTAGTAGATTTAAACCCTGTATTTCTTCCGAGCAGAACCCCtcggcgacatcatcacTATTTGGAATCTCCTTCAAGCCAATCATCAAGCTCGGTCGCTGGGAAATGGCATTAAACAGTTTCCATCACTAAAATTTGGATCGGGCCGCACTAACCTTATTCAAGGGATTAGCGCGAGCCCCATGGGAAAGTAAGCACGAGAATCGATAGTGTGTCAATAGACCCGCTGCCAGGGCGTGTCGATCGCCCGTGCTCCTACCCGATCGCGCCCGATCTACGATCGATACCCTCGATCGGGCCAGCTCGGACTCAACACGGTCCATCTCGTGCGGAAGATCCACAAAGGGAAATTCAGTTGCTCTACCGGTAGAGCATCTATGGATGAGTTAAAGAGGGCCATGATTCCCCCGACCATTCTGACTGTCAAGCGCTATCCAACTTCATCACTCTCTTTAAGCCCTTCTTTTGACCTTCATCATGGGATCTGAACTCGGAATCACCGCCAACACCAAGCCCGGGCTGGCAATCACCCCCGTGAGCATCTGGTGGGTATGCTGGATGGGTATCTGGACGGTCTGCGTCGCACTAGGCATGGCCTATTTGATTGTGCACCGCAACAGCCCTACTGTCCGCATTCGAGGCTTGGGGCTGTCCCTCTCGGCCGTCGTGCTTCTTCACATGTACTGGGCGTCTGTCCAAACCGGAGTCATGATTGGCGCGATGATGCCGGGAGATGCCCAGTATTGGATTATGGGCACTTACTTGCCCTGTGGCATGGCCCTGTTCCATGCTTCCAACAGTCGCTTCCTCCACGTTGCCAAGCTGCAAAAGAAATATGTCCAACCACGCAACAGCATCTGCGGCTCTCCATCACAGCGGCGTGGCTTGATCAGCCGTTTCCACCGACTCGCCTATACGACAAAGACTCTGATTACCGTTAGTATCTTAATGGTCGTTCAGGTACGTACATACGATTTTTGCCGAGTGTGCTTCGTCTAACCGGTTATCCAGATATTCCTCACGGTCCTAATGTACCTCATCTCTCGCAAATGGCATAGCTCCTGGGGCATTCCCGGAACTGAGGTTCACGGTACCCCAATGGAACAGAAGACGGAGCAGGGCACAGGGTGGGAATGGTAAGGGAAGCCCTCATTCTATTACGATTGTTGTCTCACAAGTATACAGGTGGCCGGGTGTGGTTTCGCAGTTCTTCTGGTCTTGGCTTGTTGCCCCCATCGTTCTCTGGAAGTCTCGCAACATCCACGATACTCAGGGCTGGCGCGTTCAGACAATTGGCTGCGCAATTGCTGGGTGAGTACGAAACCACTGCCGAAGTCTTCTCTCTCTAATGTCTTTCGCAGCCTCCACGCTACCCCCATGTGGCTAATCGCTCTCTATGTCCCCGGCATGGCACCGGCCAACCAGTACTGGATCCCTCCTCAGTGGTAAGCCTCCCGATATCTATCGTTGCTTCATTCAATAACGCGGTTACAGGATCTGCCTCTCTGTGGTCTTCCTGGAGATATTTACAGTCTTCGTTCCCTGCTGGGAGGTTATGCGCCGCCAGACTCTCCGTCGAGAGACACTCGACGCAATTGCTCAgtgggagaaaagaaacaaggCTTCCGACTCCGGGGCCAAGTCTCTCGATTCTGGTTCTACTATGGTCGAGTCCCTGCTGTCCGGTCGGAAGTCAAGGAAATCCGTCCGGACCAATGCCTCCGAAGAGAGTATCCTGACTATGAGTGCACTTGAGTACGTCCTTGAGCGTAACCCGGGTCCTCTTCAGGAGTTCTCCGCCCTTCGCGAGTTCTCCGGAGAGAATGTTGCCTTTCTCACTGCCGTCTCCGATTGGAAGAACTCGCTGCCTCCTTCCGTCCAGGATGGCACTGCTTTTAAAGACAAAAACTCCAAGGATATGATCCGAAGCCATTTCAACCGTGCGCTGCACATCTACGCCGAGTTCATTAGTCGCGAGCATGCCGAGTTCCCTCTGAATATCGCTTCCACCGACGTCAGGAAACTCCAAAACACTTTCGACAATGCTACTCGTATTGTGTACGGCGAGAAGGACGAGCCTAACCCCGTCAGTCCTTTCTCCGCTACCTTCCCTGTGGATGCACCTCTGTCGCCCAGTACCTCAACCAACTCGGAGAAGACACTGAATGTTTCAGAGTCCGATACCCTCAAGAACCTCGTGCAGTACTGGGGCGAGGTTCCAGCGGAGTTTGATGCTTCTGTCTTCGACAACGCTGAACACAGCATCAAATACCTCGTTCTCACCAACACATGGCCCAAGTTTGTCAAGGACCCCAAGACCTGGGGTGGACAGGTTTGAGATGTCATGTTAGTCGTTCTTTATCTCTGCATCAGAGACACCTGTATATTCAGTGGCTACGTTTTATACCCCTCTTTCTGTCCAGCCTTGTGATGAATTGTCACTGGACGCCGATACCTTTGTAATGTGGAATAAACCATTATGGACATATATATTCTAATAAATTCAAGATTATGATCCTATTGAAAAAGTCATGAGCTCGACTACCCTTTCTTGGGTCAGCTCCCTTCCTAATAACCATCTATGACTGACAGAAACCATTTTCATGCCAACAAGACATGGTATCTCCTACGTAGACCTTAGAGCCCAGGCACTATGATCGACACTGCTAGGAGTTGAGGCTAGCCCTAACATGGATGCAATGACAGCATCCACCACACTCCTCTCAACCGTCTTTCCGTTCTCGTCCCGCACTGATGATGCACCTGTGCCTAACTCCAGGCCAATAACAGTGGGGCTTCTGGCTGATCCTGCCTACTCTATGtttgcttcttttcttctttgcttcttcctttggccttcttcgcTGCATGTTCATGT is part of the Penicillium psychrofluorescens genome assembly, chromosome: 4 genome and encodes:
- a CDS encoding uncharacterized protein (ID:PFLUO_007055-T1.cds;~source:funannotate), which codes for MAFSLSTLAAAIVAALVVYKAIIYPAFVSPLAKIPNVHWSAPISPAWMLWRRFRMQNNRTIQAAHEQLGPIVRLGPTEISINCVDGGIKSVYTGGFEKHEWYPRVFGSFGTVSMFTMTGSKTHSVRKRMLSNIYSKSTLQSSPHLRMASNAVVFDRLLPLLHETASSDSPIDVHDMNQGLTMDFVSSYLFGLQNGTNHLQNHSYRKHWLHLYLCRKPYEFYHQEMPNLNGWMKCVGLRVIPKYCDDANEMLDNWALDLCDRAEQAMSSTEPGVEPIVYKQLKQSLDKHSSKDRGPKPDPAQERLDIACEMYDQLTAGYETSAVGLTFLLWQLSKHPETQTKLREELLTLDPPITYPRVSELPSAKSIDNLPLLEAIITETLRLHAPIPGIQPRVTPSPSCTLTGYSDIPAGTRVNAQAYSLHRNPEVFPDPESWQPRRWLKEENSCEDLEERRRWFWAFGSGGRMCVGSNLALQEMKLVAAAIYTNFRTTIVDDENVEANDAYTVKPSSDKLILKFHPV
- a CDS encoding uncharacterized protein (ID:PFLUO_007056-T1.cds;~source:funannotate), yielding MPPKNVSTRLNPIRLQTINHLRVRRPNQQEQNPCVTVMSSMLNCWASQGYSAEGCAALETQLRKCMDQPKSSEKKKNTVNYHLMRMYPKVVGPRKKGGVLG
- a CDS encoding uncharacterized protein (ID:PFLUO_007057-T1.cds;~source:funannotate); this translates as MSRRLAQMTEDAMLEGGRSARRNVQQAGFSEELKKQLEERMAAASFKSEHAAAHSILDMPSSAGSGTRDIAGATAWTGSESLHDSALRMLDDASKPIRAPYKIPQPVNLRPAPKAKRTPGRRLADAKDRTSTYSLSQAPGFSQEEREELRQQMKEKLNLGARSVPISVHGLSSLANERIEDAIARGQFRKIKRGKGVNTETDHNANSAFIDTTEYFMNKIIQKQEIVPPWIEKQQELAMELNRFRQRLRSEWRRHAARLIASQGGSLEAQMIRAQGFAAAEARLAEHAKLKKSLSEDVTEATAEPSSVSTDEAGEPSVSRESPDEILHLPPLRDPDYLAIERSYHELAVEHLNKLTRSYNLQAPPSAQKPYTSLERELKSCYADIAPQLAEEIKRRATERTTSSTLPARPISSSAAGSFSLGQTSPVADEDQGNNYGMKEFWRDLFSK
- a CDS encoding uncharacterized protein (ID:PFLUO_007061-T1.cds;~source:funannotate), whose translation is MGSELGITANTKPGLAITPVSIWWVCWMGIWTVCVALGMAYLIVHRNSPTVRIRGLGLSLSAVVLLHMYWASVQTGVMIGAMMPGDAQYWIMGTYLPCGMALFHASNSRFLHVAKLQKKYVQPRNSICGSPSQRRGLISRFHRLAYTTKTLITVSILMVVQIFLTVLMYLISRKWHSSWGIPGTEVHGTPMEQKTEQGTGWEWWPGVVSQFFWSWLVAPIVLWKSRNIHDTQGWRVQTIGCAIAGLHATPMWLIALYVPGMAPANQYWIPPQWICLSVVFLEIFTVFVPCWEVMRRQTLRRETLDAIAQWEKRNKASDSGAKSLDSGSTMVESLLSGRKSRKSVRTNASEESILTMSALEYVLERNPGPLQEFSALREFSGENVAFLTAVSDWKNSLPPSVQDGTAFKDKNSKDMIRSHFNRALHIYAEFISREHAEFPLNIASTDVRKLQNTFDNATRIVYGEKDEPNPVSPFSATFPVDAPLSPSTSTNSEKTLNVSESDTLKNLVQYWGEVPAEFDASVFDNAEHSIKYLVLTNTWPKFVKDPKTWGGQV
- a CDS encoding uncharacterized protein (ID:PFLUO_007059-T1.cds;~source:funannotate), with protein sequence MALSNQTVGFVGCGNMGGAVLKGVLDSAFTNNNAEKPPPISNFIATTRSEASAEKLRASIPAEHQSRVKVVHGQSVEVMRDADVVILGFKPFMAQDILSGPGVRGALAGKLVISMLGGQPPENLADIIRSGTPGDVAEPFLVKAIPNMGAPFRQSMTMIETPNESLPALMLEIVEWIFNQVGKIWYLPRELTDVGSMLTGASLAAMTIPIEGLLDGAVAEGIKRPEAMQMILQGLKGLTAALESGIHPAVLRESISSPRGCTIQGLLTLERAGTRSDFADALINGTRHFQQPKK
- a CDS encoding uncharacterized protein (ID:PFLUO_007058-T1.cds;~source:funannotate) — protein: MTPALVTCWSLVLLAVIFPSVRGDSDVKTDRGGHLDKPLLAIQLGSVAAAYVSFVAILLALLLFVGRRLRQTVQSSNYSLQMEMLRPVKQTLSMDPSPISPMSQNIPSPSKSGFTMSWGSLAKGAKASHPSANNSVMTVDESVVASDRQRAQDEMEKLYAAVMEHDEQKATGSEVSVREPDSSPDSNYTNPFTDRASVPDAPPMSPLKSPRASRLSRLFTSNSSPRPSGEPNKLRSPRLSNIRKAQISSPLASPEMVASPKLTYSQDQPPLSPRIYTPGPPPQAPRGSAMVQFQNPYAGRARPPAPLSLATAANPSSSTSLPFRDAYPPQSAPATKTTILDRPTKHRNGPMTGMPTPYSPYMPFTPVTPFTPGRTVNKRQRKREEKENGLRVLIEDDLVKDDNDMWG
- a CDS encoding uncharacterized protein (ID:PFLUO_007060-T1.cds;~source:funannotate) yields the protein MTLAQIQLEIRRIIYEYLLCFEEIVFTAGIRTAWITPHRSGLYLQHNPTNHPLAIMSANHQVYEEARQVFFGLNRFAFSCPRSLPLFLVGIGQQNAVLLRSVRWKNVHGYQEQYEEVAEKIRACLNEKTETLRSDFFIDHLVAEPYDWNSDRHKMRPRTNADALDGRERWSMDAIWHRYNLHGQEIYGQATVTFELCVEQYT